ACAAGACCGATGGAGAAGACGTGCCCCACAGTCGCGGAATCGGACAGCGTGGTCGCAATTGCCGCAAGTCCCGCAAGGATAAGCGCGACCGCGACGATTTGAGCGAGGTTCTTTGAAAGCTTTCGGAAAAACGCGGTCACAAAGGGGTCGGCGCTCTCTTCAACCGCTCTGCGGAAGATCAACACCGGCCGTACCGAGCGTATGTCGAGCAGCGGCGGCAGCGTAAACAGCAGGGTCGTCAGCACACCGGTCGCAAGCCCCGTCAATATCGTTCGTATCTGCAGATGAACGCTCGTCGGCACGTTGAGCATCTTGCCCAGGACATACGGAAAGGCAATCTGCACACCTGTGCCCAGCGCAATCCCCAGCACGGCGCCCAGCACTCCCAGCATCAGCGTCTGGATAAGATAAATGCGGATGATCTCGCCGGACCCAGCGCCGATGGCCTTCATAATGGCAATCGTGTCGAGCCGCTGTTCGAGATGCGCACGCATTGCCATCGCCACGCCGACTGCTCCAAGCACCAGAGCGACCAGGCTCATGAGCGAGAGCAGACTGGTCGCGCGATCCAGCCCCTGGGTCAATGCCGGATTGGTCTCGCGGTAGTCGATCACCTGCGCCTCAGGCAGCAGTTTTTCCAGACGCTCCTTGAGGCTCGCGACCGCCGATTCAGAGATAGGCGCACCGTTCTCCGGCTTCGGCACACGGAACAGGTACCGTTGTCCTGCATGGCTCCCAGGGGCCAGCAGACCGCTCGCGTCCAACCCTTCGCGCGAGATAAAGACGCGGGGTCCAGCCGCGAAGTTTCCAGAGAGGCGGTCCGGCTCATTGACCACTACCGCAGCAATGCGAAAGATGCGATTGCCCACCTTCAGCGAATCGCCGATGTTGAGCCGCAGACGCACCAGCAGATCGTCCGCAACCACGACCGTATCGTCGTGCAGAACGTCGCGCAGGCGCCCCGCAGGTTGAAGCTCGACCTCACCGTAAAACGGATACATCTTCGGGTCGACTGCTTTCAACGACACCAGAAGAGGGTCCAGCGTCTTCGCCGAGCTGGCCATAGAAAGCAGCTCTGTAACCGGCGTCATCTGAATGGATTCCGCCTCTATCGCATCCAGCCCCTTCTGCTCTTCCGGCGTTGGCTGCTGGAACATGCGCGCCGAAAGATCCGCCGCCATGATCGACCGGGCACGATCAAGAAGCGCCGACCGGAACGACGATGAAAATCCGCGCACGCCGGTGAGCGCTCCTACACCTATAGCGATGGAGAGCACGACAAAGAAAAATTTTCCGCTCGAAGCACGCATCTCGTGCCTCGCAATTTTTAGCGCCGTGCGGTACGAGAGCGATGCCATGGCTAGCGCACCAGCTCTTCTGAATTCTTGGGCGTCAGTTCGTCCGAGATCACCAGTCCGTCGCGAAGAACAATGCGGCGATCGGCGTAGCCTGCCAGCATCGGGTCATGCGTCACCAGGACAAGCGTGGTTCCTTCGCTGCGGTTCAGGTTCAGCAGAAGCTCCAGAACATGTGTCCCGTTGGTCGTATCGAGGTTGCCCGTCGGTTCATCGGCCAGAACAATAGGCGGCCGCAGAATAAAGGCCCGCGCAAGGGCGACGCGCTGTTGCTCGCCACCGGAGAGCTGTACCGGATAGTGGTCCATGCGGTCGCCGAGCCCCACATTGGTCAGCAGTTCGCGCGCGCGTCTCAATCCGGCGTCGGTGTCTCCTTCCACATTCAGCTCGTAAGGCAGAAGAACATTCTCCAACGCGGTCAACGTAGGAACAAGCTGATACGACTGAAAGACAAAGCCGACGGTACGCCCGCGCACCTTCGCGAGCTTGTCTTCAGGCAGATAAGAAATGGCCGTGCCATTCAGCTTCACCTCGCCCGCAGTCGGCGTATCAAGGCCGGCCAGCAGGCCCAGCAGGGTCGACTTACCACTGCCTGAAGAACCCATAATGGCGACAAACTGCCCGCGCGGCACCTGAAAGTCGATCCCCTTGAGGATGTCCACTGTGCGCGCGCCATTGCGTATCGACTTTCGCAAATCCTCGACTACGATCACCGCCGTTGCTTCAGTCACCTTTACTCCCCCGGCTTCACCCTTGATAGATTCATATACATGCGGCGAGTCGCAATTGTTCCTATACTAGCGTTTCTCCTGGCATCGCTGAGCGGCTGCCGCTCGGACAAGCCCGGCATACAACCGCCAGATGCAGGCGCTGACACAACAAGGAACGAAGCAAGCCCCTCTTTGGTTCCCTCAATGTCCGGCAACGATCAGCAAAACGACCCTCGTCCACGCATCGTCTGTTTTGGCGATAGCCTCACGGCCGGTTACGGTACCGATCCCGGCCAGAGCTATCCCGATTACCTTCAGAGCGATTTGGACAGGAAGGGATACTCCTACCGGGTTGTCAATGCGGGCATAAGCGGCAACACGACCAAAGATGGCGTCGACCGTGTTGCCTCGATCATCGCGATGAAGCCTGCACTGGTCGTGGTGGAGTTTGGCGGCAACGACGGTCTGCGTGGTCTGCGCATCGCAGATACTCGCGCCAACCTCGACAAGATCGTCTCCACGCTCAAGGAAAGCGGGACAAAGGTTGTGCTGGCAGGCATCACGCTTCCACCCGACTACGGTCCCGACTACATCAAGCAGTTCAACGAGACGTATACTTTGCTCGCCGATAAGTACCGCGTCCCCATGCTGCCCTTCCTGCTCAAGGGAATCTTCGGGGTCGATGGCATGATGCAGGCCGACCGTACGCACGCCACCTCCGAGGGAAACAAGGTTGTGGCGCAGAATGTCCTTTCGCTGATCCAGCCCTTGTTGAAGAAGACGCCTTAGCCTATGACAACGACTGGCTGCATCAGTGTTCCCGCAACGCGGCGACCGATCGCGAGCAGGTCAGCGGGGCTGGTAAAAATCTTCACCAGCGGCGATTGAGAGAAGTCAGGCAGGTTGACCTGCATTCCATTGCGCAGCTTCCCTGCCGTATGGTCGTCTACCGTAACGCATGGCATCTCCGGCAGAAGCGTCCGTGGGTGCGGAAGCCGCGCCTGAATCGTGTCAGGTGTGAGCATTTTGAGTTCATCCATCGTAATCGCCTGCTCCAGCGTAAAAGGACCAGCCTGGGTCCGCCTCAGAGAAGACAGGTGCGCGCCGCATCCTGCAAGCTGCCCAAGTTCGTGAGCGACGGAGCGGACATAGCCTCCGGCGGAGACGCGCATCGTGAAGGTCGCCTCATCGCCTGCAAGCGACTCCAGTTCGAAGCTGTGAACCGTGATGCGCGCCGGTTTGACTGGCACCTCTGCTCCGGCGCGGGCCAGCTTATGCGCAGGGACGCCTTGAATCTTCTTTGCGGAGTAGATGGGAGGGACCTGGTCGATCTCGCCATGAAAGCGCTTTGCCAACTCTCGCAGAGCATCGAGAGCAAGCGTCAGAGAAACCGGCTCCGCCGTCGCTTCACCCTCCGCGTCAAAGGTGTCGGTTGCGAAACCGAAGCGTATCCTGCCTTCGTAGCTCTTCTCCGCAGCGCCAAAGAACTGCGCCAGCCGTGTGTATTTGCCCAGCAGGAGTGGCAATACTCCTGTCGCCATCGGATCGAGCGTTCCCATGTGCCCGATCGAACGCTCGCCAGACGCGCGTCGCACGACGGCAACCACATCGTGAGATGTCATACCGGCAGGTTTGTCGATTACAAGAAGTCCATTCATCCCATCGCTTAGTTTACCGGCTAAACACCGTTGCCGCTGCGCCTGACAAGCGAGAGAAACTCATTGCGGGTCTGCAACTGTGTCTTGAAGACGCCAAGCATGGCCGAGGTGACAGTGCTTGAGTGCTGCTTCTCGACTCCACGCATCATCATGCACAGATGCTGCGCCTCCAGAATGACGGCGACCCCCTGGGGATTGATCGCCTCGGTGATGGCTTCGCCGATCTGTCGCGTCAGCCTCTCCTGCACCTGCAAGCGACGGGCGAAGACGTCGACCAGCCTCGGAATCTTGCTGAGACCGATAACCTTTCCATTCGGAACATAGGCAACATGGGCCTTGCCAAAGAATGGCAGCAGGTGGTGCTCGCACATGGAGAAAAACTCGACATCTTTGACGATCACCATCTCGTCATAGTCAACGTCGAAGAGTGCTTCGTGCAGAACATTCGTGATGTTCATGTTGTAGCCCCGCGTCAGAAAGGCCATCGCCTTCTCCATACGCTCGGGTGTACGGATAAGACCATCGCGGGTGGGATCTTCACCTATACGGGCGAGAATCTCCCGGTACAGGTCCTGCGTGGAGAACTCGGAGAGTGCAGGCGCTTCAAGCGCTGTATTTATGCCGGCCATAGTGTGGGCCTTTCTGATAATTTCCTGTTTGCCGCTCATAGTGCCCCGTCGGGAGGAATCGCCCCACCGGCGTAATCAAATGAATTGTTGCTGGTCTCCTCGACGTGAATCCGCTCCAGGTGGGCCATGGGAAAACCGGCAAAGATGCGATGAACCTCTATGGATAGATTCTCCGTAGTCGAAACACGATTCGCAAAAGGTGAAAGTGTGTTGAGATTCGTGTGATCGAAGCGATCAAGAAGATTTGTCTTCGCAAAGGCATCGAGATCACCCAGGTTGCAGACCATGCCCGTCATAGGGTTCACCTGGCCGCTAAAGGTAACCTCCACGGTGTAGTTATGACCGTGGCCATGTGGATTGTTGCACTTGCCGTAAACTTCGCGATTGTGTGACTCATTGTACGCATCGCTATGCAGCCGATGCGAAGCGCTGAAGTGATAGCGGCGCGAAAGATAGGCCTTCATGCCTGCTCTCCCTTTTCCCCGTAAAAATCCGCAAAGAGATCGGGCATCTCGTAGACGCGCACACGATGCAGGCGCGCGTTGGGAATCTTGTCATCAAGCCGGTTCCAGATGGCGATAGCGATATTTTCAGTCGTAGGAATCGAGGTGCGGAACTCCGGCACCTCAAGGTTCAGGTGGCGATGATCGTAGACGCCGACGACCTCCCGATCGAGGATGTCTTTCAACTTCTTCAGATCGACGACAAATCCCGAGACGGGATCCACTTCGCCCGCCACCGTGACTTCAAGCGTGTAGTTGTGGCCGTGGCCATTGCGATTGGCGCACTTGCCAAAGACACGCTGGTTCTCCTGTTCGCTCCAACTGTCCACCCAGTAGTAATGTGCAGAGGAGAATTCCGCCTTACGCGTAAGAAATATCATTCTTTACTCTCAACTTGTTTTGATACCTCATTAGACTCAGCAGATGTCTTTGAGGTTACAGACCGGTCTTATAGCTGCGTCCCTTCCAAGTCACCGACCTGTGGAGCCGGTGGTGGATCGTGCTTCGACTCAGCAGAAATACAAACAAAGGCACACCGAGAATAGAGATCGCAACATCAAATGCCGGAAAGTTCGACCGCGTCACTCTTGCATAGAAACGCCAGAGCGTTCGCGCCCATATCAGCAGCAACGCTCCCCGCTGCCAGTTTACGAGCCATGGAACACCAAGCGCCAGCGCAGGCAGTCCGAAGAAGAGCACCAGATCGAGGACACGCCACGCGGCCAGATAGAGCGGCCGGGGAAAAAGCACTGCAAGGTTCTTGGTCCAGCCTTCAATCATGTCCGTTGTCGTGCGATACATACGGGTTGAGAGCGCGTCGGGAGCATAGCGGAAGCGGATAGGATGACGACCTCGCTTGAAGTTACGGGCCAGCGCAACATCTTCAAGCACGTCTTTACCGACGGCGCGATGGCCGCCGACAGAAAAGTATGCATCGCTCTTGACCAGCAGGAATTGGCCGTTTGCCGCGGCGATGCGACGCTCAGGATCGTTGACCTCCTTCATCCTGTAGACACTGGCAAGCTCCGAAAACACGAGAGGCATCACGCTGCGCTGCCAGAAGCCGGTCACAAGCTGTCGAGGCGAGTAAGAGAGCAGCTCAACGTTGTGGCGCTCAGCTTCACGGATCGAGCGCGAAAGATCATTCGTCTCGTGAACGGTATCGGCATCGGTAAAAAGCAGCCACGCTCCCTGCGCGGCCTGGGCGCCAGCCCAGCAGGCGTTATTCTTGCCGGTGAAGCCCCCTCGTGCGCTCAGGTCGAGTGAGGGTGCGTCGATCACAACAATCCCAGCCTGTTTTGCAGCGAGATTCGTAGCGATGTCGCGGGTCGAGTCGGTTGAGTCGTCGTTGACGACGATAAGCTCCCAGTGACGCCCCAGCTCGAAGCCGGGTTCGGACTGACTAACCAACGAACCAAGGCAGGCAGGCAACGACGCCTCTTCGTTGCGCGCCGGCACGATCACGGAGAGTTCCATCTCCTGTTTTTGTTTGTCCTTTTCTGCGTCCTGGGT
This region of Acidobacteriota bacterium genomic DNA includes:
- a CDS encoding ABC transporter permease, with product MASLSYRTALKIARHEMRASSGKFFFVVLSIAIGVGALTGVRGFSSSFRSALLDRARSIMAADLSARMFQQPTPEEQKGLDAIEAESIQMTPVTELLSMASSAKTLDPLLVSLKAVDPKMYPFYGEVELQPAGRLRDVLHDDTVVVADDLLVRLRLNIGDSLKVGNRIFRIAAVVVNEPDRLSGNFAAGPRVFISREGLDASGLLAPGSHAGQRYLFRVPKPENGAPISESAVASLKERLEKLLPEAQVIDYRETNPALTQGLDRATSLLSLMSLVALVLGAVGVAMAMRAHLEQRLDTIAIMKAIGAGSGEIIRIYLIQTLMLGVLGAVLGIALGTGVQIAFPYVLGKMLNVPTSVHLQIRTILTGLATGVLTTLLFTLPPLLDIRSVRPVLIFRRAVEESADPFVTAFFRKLSKNLAQIVAVALILAGLAAIATTLSDSATVGHVFSIGLVAVLAVLLAACAALLAALRWFLSRTRLRLPSALRHGLANLYRPGNPSAALLAAVGMGVMQITAVFLVQQAVVSELHISSAPNLPNVFMIDITSDEISGVRTLLKAQPAVTADPELLPVVSSRIIAIDGVPANQARLKNFPRRMLQTISLTSFTAPPVGTSVTDGKWWGAEETHPQVAIGRRTAERLGVKVGSKITFAAQDAQITATVTALTKADGQHTYARAEFILPPAVLRGLPVVWYGGVHVDPNRVGEVQRALYKSYPTITVINVAQALETVRSVVIQITYVIQFLAAFSVFAGIVILASAIAGTRYRRIREVVVLKTLGATRARIGTVFSVEFAVLGLVAGIVGVGFANLIAHSLLGRMSVPYRFHWSWTLAALFATAAITVFTGWAASFRVLGQKPLEVLREE
- a CDS encoding ABC transporter ATP-binding protein, with protein sequence MIVVEDLRKSIRNGARTVDILKGIDFQVPRGQFVAIMGSSGSGKSTLLGLLAGLDTPTAGEVKLNGTAISYLPEDKLAKVRGRTVGFVFQSYQLVPTLTALENVLLPYELNVEGDTDAGLRRARELLTNVGLGDRMDHYPVQLSGGEQQRVALARAFILRPPIVLADEPTGNLDTTNGTHVLELLLNLNRSEGTTLVLVTHDPMLAGYADRRIVLRDGLVISDELTPKNSEELVR
- a CDS encoding arylesterase — its product is MRRVAIVPILAFLLASLSGCRSDKPGIQPPDAGADTTRNEASPSLVPSMSGNDQQNDPRPRIVCFGDSLTAGYGTDPGQSYPDYLQSDLDRKGYSYRVVNAGISGNTTKDGVDRVASIIAMKPALVVVEFGGNDGLRGLRIADTRANLDKIVSTLKESGTKVVLAGITLPPDYGPDYIKQFNETYTLLADKYRVPMLPFLLKGIFGVDGMMQADRTHATSEGNKVVAQNVLSLIQPLLKKTP
- the truB gene encoding tRNA pseudouridine(55) synthase TruB translates to MNGLLVIDKPAGMTSHDVVAVVRRASGERSIGHMGTLDPMATGVLPLLLGKYTRLAQFFGAAEKSYEGRIRFGFATDTFDAEGEATAEPVSLTLALDALRELAKRFHGEIDQVPPIYSAKKIQGVPAHKLARAGAEVPVKPARITVHSFELESLAGDEATFTMRVSAGGYVRSVAHELGQLAGCGAHLSSLRRTQAGPFTLEQAITMDELKMLTPDTIQARLPHPRTLLPEMPCVTVDDHTAGKLRNGMQVNLPDFSQSPLVKIFTSPADLLAIGRRVAGTLMQPVVVIG
- the folE gene encoding GTP cyclohydrolase I FolE; amino-acid sequence: MAGINTALEAPALSEFSTQDLYREILARIGEDPTRDGLIRTPERMEKAMAFLTRGYNMNITNVLHEALFDVDYDEMVIVKDVEFFSMCEHHLLPFFGKAHVAYVPNGKVIGLSKIPRLVDVFARRLQVQERLTRQIGEAITEAINPQGVAVILEAQHLCMMMRGVEKQHSSTVTSAMLGVFKTQLQTRNEFLSLVRRSGNGV
- a CDS encoding 6-carboxytetrahydropterin synthase, whose amino-acid sequence is MKAYLSRRYHFSASHRLHSDAYNESHNREVYGKCNNPHGHGHNYTVEVTFSGQVNPMTGMVCNLGDLDAFAKTNLLDRFDHTNLNTLSPFANRVSTTENLSIEVHRIFAGFPMAHLERIHVEETSNNSFDYAGGAIPPDGAL
- a CDS encoding 6-carboxytetrahydropterin synthase translates to MIFLTRKAEFSSAHYYWVDSWSEQENQRVFGKCANRNGHGHNYTLEVTVAGEVDPVSGFVVDLKKLKDILDREVVGVYDHRHLNLEVPEFRTSIPTTENIAIAIWNRLDDKIPNARLHRVRVYEMPDLFADFYGEKGEQA
- a CDS encoding glycosyltransferase, with protein sequence MELSVIVPARNEEASLPACLGSLVSQSEPGFELGRHWELIVVNDDSTDSTRDIATNLAAKQAGIVVIDAPSLDLSARGGFTGKNNACWAGAQAAQGAWLLFTDADTVHETNDLSRSIREAERHNVELLSYSPRQLVTGFWQRSVMPLVFSELASVYRMKEVNDPERRIAAANGQFLLVKSDAYFSVGGHRAVGKDVLEDVALARNFKRGRHPIRFRYAPDALSTRMYRTTTDMIEGWTKNLAVLFPRPLYLAAWRVLDLVLFFGLPALALGVPWLVNWQRGALLLIWARTLWRFYARVTRSNFPAFDVAISILGVPLFVFLLSRSTIHHRLHRSVTWKGRSYKTGL